In Arvicola amphibius chromosome 1, mArvAmp1.2, whole genome shotgun sequence, one DNA window encodes the following:
- the Sertad2 gene encoding SERTA domain-containing protein 2 isoform X2 encodes MLGKGGKRKFDDHEDGLEGKIVSPSDGPSRASYTLQRQTVFNISLMKLYNHRPLTEPSLQKTVLINNMLRRIQEELKQEGSLRPAFTPTSQPSDSLGDSCREAPPAFTHPAAPPAHPCDPGSTAPLEACLTPASLLEDDDTFCTLPAALPAAPPRLSPPALPPEKDSFSSALDEIEELCPTSTSTEAVVTSAAPDSPKGTSSESSVQKPEGPQDGRTDDSRFMDSLPGNFEITTSTGFLTDLTLDDILFADIDTSMYDFDPCTSASGTSSKMAPVSADDLLKTLAPYSSQPVAPSQPFKMDLTELDHIMEVLVGS; translated from the coding sequence ATGTTGGGTAAAGGAGGGAAGCGGAAGTTTGATGACCATGAAGATGGGCTGGAAGGCAAAATCGTGTCCCCCTCCGACGGTCCATCCAGGGCGTCCTACACCTTACAGCGTCAGACTGTCTTCAACATTTCCCTTATGAAACTGTACAACCACAGGCCCCTGACAGAGCCCAGCTTGCAGAAGACTGTCTTAATTAACAACATGCTGAGGCGGATCCaggaggaactcaagcaggaaggCAGCCTGAGGCCTGCGTTCACCCCCACTTCCCAGCCCAGCGACTCGCTGGGTGACAGCTGCAGGGAGGCCCCACCTGCCTTCACGCACCCGGCCGCGCCTCCCGCTCACCCCTGTGACCCAGGAAGCACTGCACCCCTGGAGGCCTGCCTCACCCCTGCCTCCCTGCTAGAGGACGACGACACTTTTTGCACTTTGCCGGCTGCGCTGCCCGCGGCTCCTCCCAGACTCTCTCCTCCAGCCCTCCCGCCGGAAAAGGACAGCTTCTCTTCCGCCCTGGATGAGATCGAGGAGCTCTGTCCCACATCTACCTCCACAGAGGCTGTCGTGACGTCGGCGGCGCCCGACAGCCCGAAAGGAACCTCCAGTGAGTCCAGCGTCCAGAAGCCTGAGGGGCCCCAGGACGGCCGCACGGATGACTCACGATTCATGGACTCTCTGCCTGGGAATTTTGAAATCACCACGTCCACAGGTTTCCTGACAGACTTGACCCTGGACGACATCTTGTTTGCTGACATTGACACATCCATGTACGATTTCGACCCCTGCACTTCCGCATCAGGGACATCCTCCAAAATGGCCCCCGTGTCAGCCGATGACCTCCTCAAGACCCTGGCCCCCTACAGCAGTCAGCCCGTCGCCCCAAGTCAGCCTTTCAAAATGGATCTCACGGAGCTAGACCACATCATGGAGGTGCTCGTCGGGTCCTAA
- the Sertad2 gene encoding SERTA domain-containing protein 2 isoform X1 — MVESRNRERFMLGKGGKRKFDDHEDGLEGKIVSPSDGPSRASYTLQRQTVFNISLMKLYNHRPLTEPSLQKTVLINNMLRRIQEELKQEGSLRPAFTPTSQPSDSLGDSCREAPPAFTHPAAPPAHPCDPGSTAPLEACLTPASLLEDDDTFCTLPAALPAAPPRLSPPALPPEKDSFSSALDEIEELCPTSTSTEAVVTSAAPDSPKGTSSESSVQKPEGPQDGRTDDSRFMDSLPGNFEITTSTGFLTDLTLDDILFADIDTSMYDFDPCTSASGTSSKMAPVSADDLLKTLAPYSSQPVAPSQPFKMDLTELDHIMEVLVGS, encoded by the coding sequence aTTTATGTTGGGTAAAGGAGGGAAGCGGAAGTTTGATGACCATGAAGATGGGCTGGAAGGCAAAATCGTGTCCCCCTCCGACGGTCCATCCAGGGCGTCCTACACCTTACAGCGTCAGACTGTCTTCAACATTTCCCTTATGAAACTGTACAACCACAGGCCCCTGACAGAGCCCAGCTTGCAGAAGACTGTCTTAATTAACAACATGCTGAGGCGGATCCaggaggaactcaagcaggaaggCAGCCTGAGGCCTGCGTTCACCCCCACTTCCCAGCCCAGCGACTCGCTGGGTGACAGCTGCAGGGAGGCCCCACCTGCCTTCACGCACCCGGCCGCGCCTCCCGCTCACCCCTGTGACCCAGGAAGCACTGCACCCCTGGAGGCCTGCCTCACCCCTGCCTCCCTGCTAGAGGACGACGACACTTTTTGCACTTTGCCGGCTGCGCTGCCCGCGGCTCCTCCCAGACTCTCTCCTCCAGCCCTCCCGCCGGAAAAGGACAGCTTCTCTTCCGCCCTGGATGAGATCGAGGAGCTCTGTCCCACATCTACCTCCACAGAGGCTGTCGTGACGTCGGCGGCGCCCGACAGCCCGAAAGGAACCTCCAGTGAGTCCAGCGTCCAGAAGCCTGAGGGGCCCCAGGACGGCCGCACGGATGACTCACGATTCATGGACTCTCTGCCTGGGAATTTTGAAATCACCACGTCCACAGGTTTCCTGACAGACTTGACCCTGGACGACATCTTGTTTGCTGACATTGACACATCCATGTACGATTTCGACCCCTGCACTTCCGCATCAGGGACATCCTCCAAAATGGCCCCCGTGTCAGCCGATGACCTCCTCAAGACCCTGGCCCCCTACAGCAGTCAGCCCGTCGCCCCAAGTCAGCCTTTCAAAATGGATCTCACGGAGCTAGACCACATCATGGAGGTGCTCGTCGGGTCCTAA